In a single window of the Rhizoctonia solani chromosome 16, complete sequence genome:
- a CDS encoding endoribonuclease Dicer, translated as MADSAITQVAVAEATGRLIPRLYQQEIFQRAVNENVICAMDTGSGKTQIAVMLLKHIMSLRPADSNPKKASVAVFLVASVPLAEQQGDFLESQLPLHVNKFYGAMGVDYWDRERWAKAFAESDVMVMTAQVFHDLLNHAHWSIDKVLLLVFDEAHHCNKNHVYAQIMRTHYHHCPVSERPRIFGMTASPIFNIRNPAQSLAQLQETMDAKVLAVKDNVLELALNAPKPQEFVMECPPPSSDYSDYPRPTMWSVVSEFENLLFPDPDDLKDLTSRYKHALNELGPLAADYFVLLFIRRAIEKSTVGSSELGAYFSRASSLAPETGGDSSPVAGQTWSDLDNAYNEHLATIQERARGLDKSQMMSWLTPKLKILISILEANRADDFSALIFVEQRQVASALAWLLPLVPELRDWVKAAALVGHGDGSRAGFEGSGMAHAAQRSTVRNFRSGSINLVIATSVAEEGLDFQACKLVVRLDAPQTMVGYLQSRGRARKHDSAYVVLTDPEGAKRYRGFRGAEPHLRRIYQRISEEEAQQDGEMDVEEEEDVDNERYVVKSTGAVVTPSTAIGLLHLWCSQLEVDRFTKPPAPEFHITGKYMCKISAPPCILNPALSGPIHGPLKKTRDGARRAAAFLFVQKLHKLEIFDDYLLPFKKRSSKADDLSQRLDGTLRREGELFDTITPWGDVWHSGSPVWMNPISLDGSPTLVALVTGNNQPERELTIHKGDSFVKIKIHRGCLLEFASEEDKLARLEAMQRYSNCAIFWAITARKLPPRSTCLIAPLIGPEGLPDYDRMSNLATHAVKLSKEEWLNPELVGSLVMEAHRLGSTLYEFLGIKTGVDLSSCPISLEDGTKCRENAHETYRSYWEAATGTVKRGLALDIPEGDHWLELVSISKAQLQSHNGLYGLVKITGSEQPTAKPSQIVTPSHMARISPIPADIVRIVTHLPNLLGQMTVLFRIDSAKEILRTNGVPLELLLEALTLPSVQAGFDYQRLETIGDSVLKVSMCTHLFIKYQGHHEGQLSAMKDSVVSNANLMRVGRQSPLSRFLITGSMPTRRTWSPPASSTISETQDDSGEQDDSNEQKDDSNEQKENDSKGEFEKTSFHTKAQSTLGATYLSRGVEAALEVGEALGLPLGGTTPWHLRREVDVFARKSEITMLFAPVEEKLGYKFKNASLVAEAFTHTAYDLSQGPSYNRLEFLGDSLFDLYVVKFMYLKFPKMTPGQMSWARSRLVNASTFGKLAVGLELHKHILTSSANLQKAVASFAQEVEEISLEEILQICWKIDAPKAISDVFEAIFGAIYVDSSFNLELTFEHIHRVMANIMEYVTPVMQGDPTSELVRWVASQGCEAQGSTIFRSSSSSNSRASTNDTVETTVHGRTISRVTAATSKLARPMAAEQALNILTDETHDYALSKICSCPRAKLKRKASDPIILERCFRA; from the exons ATGGCCGATTCTGCGATCACACAGGTGGCTGTTGCAGAGGCCACAGGAAGGTTAATACCCCGTTTATATCAGCAAGAGATCTTCCAACGAGCTGTCAACGAAAATGTG ATTTGCGCGATGGACACCGGAAGTGGGAAAACCCAAATCGCAGTTATGCTGCTCAAACACATCATGTCACTACGGCCAGCAGACTCTAATCCAAAAAAGGCAAGT GTCGCAGTATTTCTCGTAGCTTCTGTCCCCTTGGCGGAGCAACAGGGAGACTTCCTAGAATCCCAGTTACCGCTACACGTGAAT AAATTCTATGGGGCAATGGGGGTCGACTATTGGGATCGAGAACGCTGGGCCAAGGCCTTTGCGGAATCAGACGTTATGGTTATGACAGCTCAGGTATTTCACGACTTGCTAAACCATGCGCATTGGAGTATCGATAAG GTATTACTCTTGGTCTTTGATGAGGCTCACCACTGCAACAAGAATCATGTTTACGCACAAATCATGAGAACACACTACCACCATTGTCCGGTCAGCGAACGGCCGCGCATATTTGGAATGACTGCGAGTCCGATATTCAATATTCGCAACCCTGCACAATCGCTCGC GCAACTCCAAGAAACTATGGATGCCAAAGTTCTGGCTGTGAAGGACAATGTTCTTGAATTGGCGTTGAATGCACCCAAGCCCCAAGAGTTTGTTATGGAGTGTCCTCCTCCTAGTTCGGACTACTCTGATTACCCAAGGCCTACCATGTGGTCCGTAGTATCCGAGTTTGAGAACCTGCTATTCCCCGATCCCGACGACCTTAAAGATCTAACTTCGCGATACAAACATGCACTCAATGAGCTGGGACCTCTAGCCGCCGATTATTTCGTGCTTCTTTTTATTCGGCGAGCCATCGAAAAGAGTACTGTCGGATCGTCCGAATTAGGCGCCTACTTCTCGAGAGCGAGTTCATTGGCCCCCGAGACTGGTGGGGATTCAAGCCCAGTGGCTGGCCAGACCTGGTCGGATTTGGACAACGCATACAACGAACATCTGGCTACGATCCAAGAGCGAGCAAGAGGACTTGACAAATCGCAGATGATGTCTTGGCTCACGCCCAAGTTGAAGATTCTAATCTCCATCCTCGAGGCCAATCGGGCTGATGATTTCAGTGCTTTAATCTTCGTCGAGCAACGCCAGGTTGCATCTGCACTCGCCTGGCTGTTGCCCCTTGTTCCAGAGTTGCGAGACTGGGTCAAAGCAGCTGCTCTTGTAGGTCACGGCGATGGAAGCAGGGCAGGTTTCGAGGGAAGTGGTATGGCTCATGCAGCACAACGGTCTACTGTTCGCAATTTCCGCTCGGGCAGCATCAATCTCGTTATTGCAACATCAGTTGCTGAGGAAGGTCTCGATTTCCAGGCCTGCAAACTCGTGGTACGTCTCGATGCTCCGCAGACCATGGTAGGATACCTTCAGAGCCGGGGACGGGCTCGCAAACACGATTCTGCTTATGTCGTGTTAACGGATCCAGAGGGCGCTAAACGATACCGTGGGTTTCGAGGGGCTGAACCTCATCTACGGCGCATATACCAGCGTATTAGTGAAGAAGAGGCGCAACAAGATGGTGAAATGGACgttgaagaagaagaggacgtTGATAACGAACGCTATGTCGTCAAATCCACTGGCGCAGTTGTTACTCCTTCGACCGCCATCGGCCTCTTGCATTTGTGGTGCTCCCAGCTCGAGGTCGACCGATTTACCAAGCCTCCAGCACCAGAGTTTCATATTACTGGTAAATACATGTGCAAAATCTCCGCTCCTCCGTGCATTCTCAACCCTGCACTTTCTGGGCCCATACATGGTCCCCTTAAAAAAACACGAGATGGCGCTCGACGTGCAGCTGCCTTTCTTTTTGTCCAAAAACTACACAAGCTCGAGATATTCGACGATtatctattgccttttaagAAAAGGAGCTCAAAAGCCGATGACCTATCCCAACGCCTGGACGGCACTCTTCGAAGGGAGGGCGAACTTTTCGATACGATTACGCCCTGGGGCGATGTATGGCACTCTGGCTCTCCCGTTTGGATGAACCCAATATCGCTCGATGGATCCCCGACCCTTGTTGCTTTAGTTACGGGGAACAACCAGCCCGAGCGCGAGCTCACCATTCACAAGGGAGATTCTTTTGTCAAAATAAAGATACACCGTGGCTGCCTTCTCGAATTTGCTTCTGAGGAGGATAAACTGGCCCGGCTCGAAGCAATGCAACGCTACAGTAATTGCGCAATCTTCTGGGCTATTACTGCCCGAAAGCTTCCTCCCCGTTCCACTTGCTTGATTGCTCCGTTGATTGGTCCAGAAGGACTCCCTGACTATGATAGGATGTCAAATCTAGCCACCCACGCTGTGAAGCTTTCCAAGGAAGAGTGGCTGAACCCAGAGCTTGTAGGTAGTCTTGTCATGGAAGCCCACCGACTCGGCTCCACCCTCTACGAGTTTTTGGGAATCAAGACGGGTGTTGACCTGTCCTCTTGTCCAATCTCACTCGAAGATGGCACCAAGTGCCGAGAAAATGCTCATGAAACGTACCGATCCTACTGGGAGGCTGCTACGGGCACAGTTAAAAGGGGGCTTGCTTTAGATATACCCGAAGGCGATCATTGGCTTGAACTTGTCTCCATATCCAAGGCGCAATTACAATCTCATAATGGCTTATATGGCCTAGTCAAGATTACAGGTAGCGAACAACCGACCGCAAAGCCATCTCAGATCGTCACCCCATCTCATATGGCCCGAATATCTCCAATTCCAGCCGATATTGTAAGAATCGTAACTCACCTCCCCAACCTCTTGGGGCAAATGACGGTACTATTCCGGATCGACTCGGCCAAAGAAATCCTACGAACAAATGGCGTACCGTTAGAACTCTTACTCGAAGCTCTGACACTCCCTTCCGTTCAAGCCGGCTTCGACTACCAGCGCTTAGAAACCATCGGAGACTCCGTTCTCAAAGTATCTATGTGCACTCATCTTTTCATAAAGTACCAAGGTCATCACGAGGGACAATTATCCGCCATGAAGGATAGCGTAGTTTCAAACgctaatctcatgagagtaGGCAGGCAGTCTCCGTTATCTCGATTCCTCATTACTGGTTCGATGCCGACGCGTAGAACATGGAGCCCTCCAGCATCTTCAACCATCAGCGAAACACAGGACGATTCTGGTGAACAAGATGATTCCAACGAACAGAAGGACGATTCTAACGAACAGAAGGAAAACGACAGCAAAGGAGAGTTTGAGAAAACTTCTTTCCATACCAAGGCAC AGTCAACACTCGGTGCAACCTACCTTAGCCGTGGTGTCGAAGCCGCCCTCGAGGTAGGGGAGGCGCTAGGGCTTCCTCTTGGCGGAACAACACCATGGCATTTGCGCCGAGAAGTAGACGTTTTTGCGAGAAAAAGCGAGATAACTATGCTCTTTGCTCCTGTAGAGGAGAAACTTGGATACAAGTTTAAGAACGCTTCCCTTGTTGCCGAAGCATTCACGCATACAGCCTACGATCTATCACAGGGGCCCTCATATAATCGTCTAGAGTTCCTTGGAGATT CGCTTTTCGATCTTTATGTGGTCAAGTTCATGTACCTGAAATTCCCCAAGATGACACCAGGGCAAATGTCTTGGGCACGTAGCCGACTTGTAAACGCATCCACGTTCGGAAAGCTAGCTGTGGGACTCGAACTTCATAAACACATCCTCACTTCATCAGCAAACCTCCAGAAAGCAGTTGCTAGCTTTGCGCAGGAGGTTGAAGAAATATCATTAGAAGAAATTCTTCAGATTTGCTGGAAGATTGATGCGCCCAAGGCCATTAGTGACGTATTCGAGGCCATCTTTGGGGCGATTTATGTCGATTCGTCTTTTAATCTCGAACTCACATTTGAGCACATCCATCGAGTCATGGCCAACATTATGGAATATGTCACGCCAGTTATGCAGGGGGACCCAACTTCGGAGCTGGTTCGCTGGGTCGCGTCACAGGGCTGCGAAGCCCAAGGGAGCACGATATTCAG GTCAAGCTCAAGTTCAAACAGTAGAGCTTCGACCAATGATACAGTTGAAACAACCGTTCATGGTCGTACTATCTCACGGGTGACAGCCGCAACTTCCAAGCTTGCGAGGCCGATGGCAGCCGAGCAAGCACTGAATATTCTAACGGACGAAACTCATGACTATGCATTATCCAAGATTTGTTCATGCCCGCGTGCAAAGCTCAAACGGAAGGCTTCCGATCCTATCATTCTGGAGCGATGCTTTAGAGCATAG